In Brassica napus cultivar Da-Ae chromosome A3, Da-Ae, whole genome shotgun sequence, the sequence CTGTTAAGAAGGTTCTGTTTAAGTAGTTATTAACGAAGTTTGGGTAAGCAGCATCTGAGATCGTCTGATGCGGAAGACCAGAGCTTGGAAGCATGAATTCATCTCGTATTATAACCTGGTCACCTTCCTCTTCACATCTACCCTCTGTTGCCACAGTTGGCGCTGTTCCATTACCAACTTCTAGTATCCACTTCGCAAATTCTTTGTCAGCTTGGCTCAGTCTCATGTTGATGGTTAAAGTGCAGATCTGTGCAAAGGGCCATAGGTATGACTTACTGATTGAAGCCTTGACTGTGTCATGCCTAGAACCCTGAGTTATCACAGGCAAAATCTGTCTGAAATCACCCCCCAGAAGCACGGTCTTTCCACCAAAAGGTTTATCAGCAGCTGCTGGATCCTCCATAGCTTGTAGGTCTCTAAGTGTGCGGTCCAGCGTTTCAAAAGCCTGACGGTGAGCCATAGGAGCCTCGTCCCATATGATCAAGTCTGTTTTGGAAATCAGATTTGCCAACATAGAACCATATTTAATCTCACACATTGTTGTCTCCGTCAAAGTGAGAGGGAGTTTGAAGCGAGAGTGGGCTGTTCTTCCTCCTGGTAATAACAATGCTGCAATCCCAGCTGATGCCACAGGTATGACAACTTTACCAACTGATCGGAGTTTTGCAATGATTGTTTTGTATAAGAAAGTCTTCCCGGTCCCTCCAGCGCCATAAACAAAGAACAACTGGCCGGCTTTGTTGTTGACAGAATCAAGGACCGAGCTGTAAATGCTTTTTTGGTCCTCATTCATGGTGCTAAAAAGTATCTCATGCTCTGCTGCTTCTTTCTCACGGTCATAGTTTAGCTCATGCCGCAGGACCGTGTTTGATATTTCCTGAAGAACACTGCTGTTTGGCTTTGGCATACCGGGGAAATCAGCTAGAGATTTATCATTCTCTTTTAGGAGTCTTTCAATCTCCATTAGTGTATACTGTTTCAGCTCCTCATCCTGTAGAATCAAGCCCGGAAAGTTGAATTCTCTCTGTTTCATATATAAGATATCTTCAGCCAATATGTTCCACACGTGATCCCAAAGCTTCGGAGGGTTTCCAACTTCACAGTAGATCAAGATAGTGATGAATAACCTCCTTAGCTGACGACCTGTTGCCCAGTAGGATGGTTCAACTATAGCATCATGCCATTCCATATCGTCGTCCAATAAACCTAGCGCATAGCATGCATCCCGATACTCCTCAAACGTTGTACCTCCTACAGTGGCGAGGTGCTCAAAACCAAAGGCCCCTTTAACAACGTTGACGATGATTCTAAGGTAGTATAAGTCGCCTGCAGCTGGATGAACATAGGCGACTCGTCCTATTGCTGTGCCCTGCTTTCTTGGTGTCCATTCTTTTATGTCACTGTGGTACACAAACCGAGATGGAAACTGAATGTACGTAAGTTCTCTGGCCTCTTCATATTTCTGGTTTGCCTCAAAATACGCAGTGAGCATTGTTTTCTCGATATCATCCCTTGAGAGAACTTCTTCTAATCTCTTAGTTGGATCAATGACAACTCTGTGCTTTCCTGGAAGGTGAAGTGTGAGTTTCATCACTGAAGGCTCGTTGTGGTGGATGTGGAAAGAAAACAGACGCCATGAGGCTTCACAAGCTGAAATATACCGGCACTCCTGAAATCGAtctatctcatcaagctcaagATGCTGTTTCTTTTTCTCGATTTCTTCTCTGCTCTTCCCCTTTTCCTGAAGCAGTAGCAGTGCTCGGTCTACACCCTTTGTTATGTATTTGAAGAGATATTTGATAGCGCTGGTCTTGCAGCACCACTCTACATTGATGTGTGCTTGATATTTTTTAAGGAGGGGGAGGTTATGTGGCACGACGTATTGATTGTCTAGCTCTACTGTTCCTTTCAGAACGTATGAGCTACTCTGAGCTCGTCTTTTGTAAACAACAAAGCCAGACTTGTCAATCTTTGTGGTGTTTGAGTAGTTTTTCGGGTACTTCTTTGTGCACTCTCCTTTCTCCATGCAGGGTGATTGAGGGCGTTTGTTTCCACATGGCCCGTGAACCATGTGCCTCTCAACCAACTCGAAACCCTCTCTGTCTGTGTCTTTGTCAGGTAGTTCAGCTGTTATGTACTGATCAATAACTGCAGCAGTGGATTCTCCTTTAAAACCTTCGAACCACAGAAGAATATGGGCGTGTGGGAGTCCCCGTTTCTGGAACTCAATTGTGTATACAACTGTATAGGTAGGAAAAATATGTGGTTAGTTGAGAAACCGAGTAAAATCTGAGAAGGCTAGATTAAATGTGAATGAAACATAGCTTATAAAATACCTGCAGCCGTTTTTGGGAAAAAAACCCCTTTCTTAAAGTCAGACAGCATCTCGTTTAACTTGAGCTTAAAAACTCTGCACTCAAGGTCTGGTCTGTTGTTGGGTGAATCGCCTCCATAGGCGTCTAGGTGTTCTTTCAGTTCAACCCAATTTGGGTTAGCTGTGAATGTGATGAAAAGGTGGGGGTTACCATAAAAACGACAGATAGCCATGGCATCTTGATATTTCTCAGACATGTAGCGTGGTCCTGCAGTGAATGAAGAAGGCAATATGACTTTTTTCCCTAGGTGGGCAGCATCCGTATCTCCACTTTCTAAGGCGTCGCAGACGTTTGTATATAACTCAGCCCGGAGTTGTTTCTGGTTAAGTCTGAGAAATCGAAGCCTCTCCTGTTCTGTTGCAGTGTAAGTATCGACAATATACTGGTGCAGTAGCTTTCCTGACTTGATGATAGTCATACCCTCAGATGGCCTCGTTTGGATCTGGTGAGCGTAGTACTCTCTCATAGTCATacattctctttttattttagagtTTACAGACACATCATAGGGAATTCTCTCGTCATAACCGTACTCTCCGTATGGAAAGAGTAATGGGTACTGAAGGCTCATGAATAGAGGATGTAAATCACTTATCCTCTGGAGCTTTGATGATTTGTACTCAAGCACAATGTCTTTACCTGCAGCTTCTGAATTGAAATCACCAATTATTAGGCCACCAATCTCTCCAGCAGTTGGCAAGTCATATTGCCTTCCTCTATGCTTCTGATTAACTAAAGTGATACTGAACTCAACTGCATCACCAGATAATAGACGATCCCTTGCATGCCGGAAAGTTTTGGCTAGGTGATTATTCTCATCCAGCATCTTGATTAAACCAGCTATCAAATTGTCATCAATCTCCACAGAAGATGTACCTTTGCTGAAAGCCTTCTTCCTGTTTGTTACCTCATTCTCTGTGTCCACTATATACAACTGCAGAAACTGTGGAGTGTTGCCTTCGGGTGGGAGAAGAGAGCCAATCCTGTGGTGGGTTTGTCCATGGAGCCTAAATGCAAAGGGACCAGGAGTGCCTGTCACAGTGTGATCAATCTGACCACCCATTGATGTGAATGATAACATTCCATTAGCCACTCGGATCTGTAGCATAAAACTGGGTCTATCAAGAAGTTCTTTAAGTGGCGATGGTGGCTGACGCCTAGGTGGTAGCTTAACACGTCCTTGCTGACAGCATATGCTAAACATTCTGGGGGAATTTCGTGTCTCCTTCACAACAGCTTCACCAACCCAGACAATAGCTTGACAAGCAGAGCATGTTACTAATTCCCACTTATTATCATCTGGTTTTCGTCTCTTTACtgcaattttaaaaacttttgtgAGTCACAATTGCACTGGTAAGTGTTTGTTTCATGAGGAGCTAGTTTTTTAATACCTTTACGGCTTCCACTTGCAGAAAGAGTCGCTggtgagagaaaaaaaatttagtaggTTTCATAACATTTAGTTGCAAGTTTTTGAAGATGTGCTTAGCTTGCCTTGCTGTGGTAACTTGTCACGTTTACTTCTGCGGATTTGTTGTCTTCTCTGTCGGGCTTGTCTTCCATTAGCCACTGTGATGGTAAAAGAGTCCAAGGAAGTGTGTGATACAAAATCTGGAAACagattttataacatataagcATTGCAGATGATTTACCAGCCAAGAGAGCTTCATCTGATAGTTGGCCGATCAAGGTTGATGGTGTGAGTGATAGATGTTGCTCTTGAAACCAAGGTCTGTGTAGATCAGGTGCTGGACGACCAGAGTTTAAAGAACATGaatatgtcataatacttagTAGTAAAGTAAAGGATGAAGTTTGTTTACgacttacaaattttttttttatggctttttttggttatagatgatgacgatgatgcTGTAGAACCTTCAGAAACATTAAGGTTTTTGGGAGGTCTCCCTCTCCTTGCTTTGCCTTTTACTTCAACTTGAGCCTTCACCATGTCTTCTGTGAACTTCGTTTGTTGAGGGATCTTAGTTAGAGAGTTTGCATCAGAACAGTGAAGAGGAAAAATATGAGTATATACGTCTGTAACGGCTGTCAGTTGAAATTACTTTTCATTTGCATTGCTAGTTAATCTTCACTTGGGAGTCGTATAGACACCATTTACcagttattattaattaaaggtgaaacaatttttaaaagcaAGAAGTCACAGTTTCGTCAATCTTTTCTTCTACACAACACACTAATATGTTTGTTTCTGGTAATTGAAATCTAAATAGTTTTCTCCGTGAATATTTTCATAACCAATTTATAAAGGAAAGGATGATGAAATGTATAGTGAatttggttgttttttttttgaaaaacaatgaATTTGGTTGTTGCGCCTGCAGGGATGAGTAATGCTTAATAGGAAAGAGTCTCTGGAGATGCATGGTCGATGTGCTTCTTGCCAGAAACATTACTGTTCGACACCTGTCTTGTTTTTTGTCGAAGGTGGGAATCTGTCTCTTTGCTTGTACTGCAAGGAAGCATGGTTTTATTCTGTTCTAATATTATGATGATGGCTGTGTGTTTAGATCGTAGTTAAAATGTAATGTTTTTATAGCATAAAGTATAGATGCGAAGTTAATGGAATATTATAACTGTTGTAACTTATGGTAACAAAAAGATTGGAAAAACTTCCAAGCTGGGTAGGTAGAAGATTAAAACTGTTGTAAAGCAAAATGTATTAAGTTGGATGACTGCAAAGTTTTAATCACAACATGTCAACATTAAGACTGTCTTTATAACGAAAGAGAGTAgtagatttatataatataaagaacaaccacatttttttaaaaaccaaagACAAATAGTTCAGAACCATATAGAAAATACTAAAGCATAACACTTTGctttgaaagaaaaagagaaatagTCCACGGGGAAAATGGGAACACTAAAACATAATTAGAATCAGAAGCAGTTGTGGTTGTTCTAGCTGTGGAGTGATGGTCTCATTCCACATGTGCCTTTTTCGGGGCAGTTTTGTCGTCATCGTCCTGGTCTTTGGCCGGTGGTGGACGTTTACCAGTTGAAGCATCAGATGTAGTTGGCTTATCTGCTCCAGTAGAAGTGATTCCAACGTTGCCAATTGTTCCATGTGGCAAATCTCCAGCCTGAGCATCGGCAGGAACAGTTCCATCTTCCTGTGAATTATGCAACAAACACATATATTAGTTATTGGTCTCAGCAAGTAAGTAACATATTTCGCTACATATGAGGACCCACAGTTACCACAAAGGCTGGCATGGGCGCAAGCACTCGCTCAGGAAAGATGCGAGATATGGTGAAGGTCTGGTGCTTCGAGGAGAAATTGAAATCGTTCAATTTGAGCTGGAAAGTGTAGGTTTTTCCAACAATATCAGCAAGGGACTGAGGAAGTTCTGTGTCAACCTGAGCATCAACCCCTATCCCCTGCAGACAGAAAACATAGTTTTATAAGTAGATATTATCAACAGCCATAGCACCAAGTAGTAGCGATGGGACTGATGTAAGGTCATACCACAATCTGAGCAGCCTCAGAAGCTTGAAGGTTGGTTAGTTTAGCCATCTCTGTATCAAAAGCTAGGAAAGATGCAGTATCAGTGTTGTCTGACACAGACAATGCGACTCGGTACCTATTTCATACATCATTAGCGAATGCAACTATATGTTAATTGCTTCTACAATGCTAAATACACACAAATTATATGTTTCTCACCTGAGTGCCGCAACAGCATTAGTTTCATTACATGATAAACATGTGAAAGAAGATATCTCTCGGACAAGCTTCTTTGAACACCCGGAGCAGCCAATATAACACCAACCTTCATCTTGCTGGATACCAGTAACCTTAGCGGTGCAAAGAAACTCTATTATCTGTCAGGGATTGAAGATGGAGACCAGTCATAAAAATCACATCAGTctgttttattacaaaaaattgGCCACGTTTAAATATAAACGAAGAAGACTTCACCTGAGACTCAGCGGTGATAATAAACTGGTTAAGCTCGGAGAGGGTCATTGGTTCAATCTTCTGGGCATGAACCACCTTTGAAGTAGATTCTCCTGGGACTGCTCCATGACCTGGTAAGCTGAAAGGAGAAGGAAAGCAAATACATTCACCAAATGAGGAAATTAAGAGTTGCTCTACTTGCAATATCAAAAACTTGAGTCACTCTAAATAGAATCATGAGACGTACGTGTCAAACAGTTTTTTTCCAGCAGCTGTCTCAGAGTCAAAGTAGAGATGTGTGGAGGAAGTAGCATTCAAAAATAAACGACCTGACAAAGAGCCAAAAAAAAGGAGATATCAAGTCCAAAACAAATAGAGTCTGCCATGCATCTGACGATTATATGTATGAATGCATAAAAAACGCCTACCCCCAACTATCTTAGGATTCACGCCCGTAGCAATTATGACTTTCGGCTCTCTCCCATAGCTGTCAAATTTGGTGTGAAACGCAAGCGCCAATGAGTCAAACATACTCACACAAACGTTCTCACCACTGCAAAGAAAAATTAGTGTACAGTCAATTGAAGTTATTCGTTCAAACATCCCTTAAAACAAccattatgttaaaaaaaataaacctttCAAGACGCAGAGTGAGCATCACACGCTGTGCACCTGCTATACGGTCCGTGATTGTGCTTCTGATCGCACTCAATTCACCAATTATGTCTAACAAACAATTAAGAGGGCAACGTTAGCACATGCTAtaacacaacaaaacaaaaatactcaGCATAAAAATACATACCAGGAAGTTGTTTCCCAGTGTTTGCGAGCTCAAGTAACCGACCATATGGCATGAATCGGAAAAGCTCCGTAGGTATGGGCCTAGCAGACGCCGTTATCTTCTCAAGAGAGGTTCCTTCATTGAACCGAATCGAGAAAGGAGCATCACACAAACGGAAATTAGTGTTGCTGCGTGTGACGTCAAATCCGGTTAACGTGTACAGAGAGCCCTCGCTGAGACGTTTCCTGAACCTAAGCTGACGGTTCGCACTAACAGATCCTTGCGTAAGCGTTGACTGTCATTTAGGAGAAATTAAAACATTAAGAGAATGGCTATGGAACAATCGCTAAAAGTTGAAAACTTCTTTCATTTAGGAGAAATTAAAACGTTAAGAAGAAATCGCTAATGCGTCACAGATAACCTAGATCATCTTATAGCTATCGATCAATCACTTAAAGAAGAAAACTTTACAGAATATGAGCAATCCCTAGAAGCGTAAAACTTATCAGAATATTAGCGGAGTAAACTGTAAATCAGATTATGAAAAGAGGCTTACATTCTCATCGACAAAGAGCATGTCAACACTCATCAATTCACCACCTTTTCTCACATTTCTCGCCTCCCAGTATCGGAGTAAGCGAACCTCCGCGACGTTCGAGCACCGTCCTGCATTCAGATCGGCAAGAAGGACTTGGGGATTCGCCATTGTAATAACCGGAAATTGAACAGAGTGATCTTCTGGTTCTCGTCGAAGCTGTGCTGCTCATGTCTGGATGAAGAGGTATTTATACCCGAAGCTCTGCTGAGTTTCTCAGGGAAGCGAAGGCGTCGGATTGAATGCTGAGAAGTGGGGAAATCGCGATTTAACACGAAGTAAAGAAGAGCAAAGCGAAACGTTGTAACGCCCATGGCGTCATCATCGACTCTCATCTGCATTGGCGGCGGTAAGAAGGAAAGACCTAGAGGAAGAGGCGAGTCCGGGCCTGGAGGATTAATGTTTTGTGATGGGCCTCAAATTAAAACACAAAATCCAATTAAGTTAACAAAACCCAATCGTAAATTTTATCCAGTGAGAAGACGACACATGTCATTTTTTCCCCCAAGGAGATAAAAAAGCTGACTTTATTGGTATAGATTAGCCAATGCTGAAATTTGCATTTTTTATGCTGAAATttgcattttttta encodes:
- the LOC106355596 gene encoding uncharacterized protein LOC106355596, yielding MVKAQVEVKGKARRGRPPKNLNVSEAPDLHRPWFQEQHLSLTPSTLIGQLSDEALLADFVSHTSLDSFTITVANGRQARQRRQQIRRSKRDKLPQQVKRRKPDDNKWELVTCSACQAIVWVGEAVVKETRNSPRMFSICCQQGRVKLPPRRQPPSPLKELLDRPSFMLQIRVANGMLSFTSMGGQIDHTVTGTPGPFAFRLHGQTHHRIGSLLPPEGNTPQFLQLYIVDTENEVTNRKKAFSKGTSSVEIDDNLIAGLIKMLDENNHLAKTFRHARDRLLSGDAVEFSITLVNQKHRGRQYDLPTAGEIGGLIIGDFNSEAAGKDIVLEYKSSKLQRISDLHPLFMSLQYPLLFPYGEYGYDERIPYDVSVNSKIKRECMTMREYYAHQIQTRPSEGMTIIKSGKLLHQYIVDTYTATEQERLRFLRLNQKQLRAELYTNVCDALESGDTDAAHLGKKVILPSSFTAGPRYMSEKYQDAMAICRFYGNPHLFITFTANPNWVELKEHLDAYGGDSPNNRPDLECRVFKLKLNEMLSDFKKGVFFPKTAAVVYTIEFQKRGLPHAHILLWFEGFKGESTAAVIDQYITAELPDKDTDREGFELVERHMVHGPCGNKRPQSPCMEKGECTKKYPKNYSNTTKIDKSGFVVYKRRAQSSSYVLKGTVELDNQYVVPHNLPLLKKYQAHINVEWCCKTSAIKYLFKYITKGVDRALLLLQEKGKSREEIEKKKQHLELDEIDRFQECRYISACEASWRLFSFHIHHNEPSVMKLTLHLPGKHRVVIDPTKRLEEVLSRDDIEKTMLTAYFEANQKYEEARELTYIQFPSRFVYHSDIKEWTPRKQGTAIGRVAYVHPAAGDLYYLRIIVNVVKGAFGFEHLATVGGTTFEEYRDACYALGLLDDDMEWHDAIVEPSYWATGRQLRRLFITILIYCEVGNPPKLWDHVWNILAEDILYMKQREFNFPGLILQDEELKQYTLMEIERLLKENDKSLADFPGMPKPNSSVLQEISNTVLRHELNYDREKEAAEHEILFSTMNEDQKSIYSSVLDSVNNKAGQLFFVYGAGGTGKTFLYKTIIAKLRSVGKVVIPVASAGIAALLLPGGRTAHSRFKLPLTLTETTMCEIKYGSMLANLISKTDLIIWDEAPMAHRQAFETLDRTLRDLQAMEDPAAADKPFGGKTVLLGGDFRQILPVITQGSRHDTVKASISKSYLWPFAQICTLTINMRLSQADKEFAKWILEVGNGTAPTVATEGRCEEEGDQVIIRDEFMLPSSGLPHQTISDAAYPNFVNNYLNRTFLTERAILAPTNASAHEINSYLLSKVPSAEKEYLSFDSVAFESTPEEDWTNNYTQEYLNSLEFQGLPTHKLCLKVGAPVMMLRNLDQYNGLCNGTRMVISRLGHRVLEAELLTGTHVGDRVLIPRIQLSPTDSIHPFTFRRRQYPIRLCYAMTINKSQGQSLKQVALYLPRPVFSHGQLYVALSRVTTPDGLKILDDSENTTRKDVVTNIVYREIFTNLRTSESLKTQS
- the LOC106355597 gene encoding probable replication factor A 73 kDa subunit: MANPQVLLADLNAGRCSNVAEVRLLRYWEARNVRKGGELMSVDMLFVDENSTLTQGSVSANRQLRFRKRLSEGSLYTLTGFDVTRSNTNFRLCDAPFSIRFNEGTSLEKITASARPIPTELFRFMPYGRLLELANTGKQLPDIIGELSAIRSTITDRIAGAQRVMLTLRLESGENVCVSMFDSLALAFHTKFDSYGREPKVIIATGVNPKIVGGRLFLNATSSTHLYFDSETAAGKKLFDTLPGHGAVPGESTSKVVHAQKIEPMTLSELNQFIITAESQIIEFLCTAKVTGIQQDEGWCYIGCSGCSKKLVREISSFTCLSCNETNAVAALRYRVALSVSDNTDTASFLAFDTEMAKLTNLQASEAAQIVGIGVDAQVDTELPQSLADIVGKTYTFQLKLNDFNFSSKHQTFTISRIFPERVLAPMPAFVEDGTVPADAQAGDLPHGTIGNVGITSTGADKPTTSDASTGKRPPPAKDQDDDDKTAPKKAHVE